The genomic window ACTTCGAGGAAGGCCAGGGTCTGGACGCGTGGCGACGTGCTGGCGAGCCCCGTGGCGATGGACATCCCGAGCATCCCGTGCGCGACCCGGCGACCGAACGGCCCCTTCCCCGCCTCCATACTATTGCAATGAAGCGCATTATAATCGCCCGAGAGGCCCGCGAAGATCACTACGTCCGTCTCCGTGACCGTCCGACCCGGGCTCTCCCATTCCTCCCCGACATGCAGCTCGTCGAAAGTGAGCGACCGAGGGACGATCCGTGTCAAGGCTCCGGGCTCCCCGAGGAGAAGGGCTGCCAACCCGCGCGTTTTGCCGACTTTGGAACGCAAGTTGAAGTGCGTGAAACGGGCGGAGATTCTCACCGCGGGCGCGGCGGCTGTCAAGCTGATCCTTGACCCCGCCGCCTCGCTGATTGAACATGATCACGAACAAGACGAGGGCGGGCGGCGAAGGTCTGGGCCGCGCGATCCTTCGCCGAAGCAGGCGGGCATACGAGGTGGCCGTTAGGGTCGAAACAGGAAGGGGTTGCGGCGATGCCACGTTCCTATCGATTTGTTATCGCTGACGACGAGAAGTCGGTCGCTGCCGGCCTCCAGGACCAGCTGGAGGCGCTCGGCTATGATGTCGTGGCGGTGGTGAACGACGGCCAGAGGGCGGTCGAGATGTGCCGGCGGGCGCTGCCCGACGCCGTATTCATGGATATCGAGATGCCCGGGATGGACGGCCTGGCCGCGGCGCGCCAGATCGCGGAGGACCCGGGCACCCCCGTCATCATCATCACGGCCCACGGCCATCCCAACCTCATCGATCAGGCGGTCGAGGACGGTGTGGTCTCCTACCTCCTGAAGCCGATGACCAACCAGGGGCT from Aquisphaera giovannonii includes these protein-coding regions:
- a CDS encoding MaoC/PaaZ C-terminal domain-containing protein, which produces MRISARFTHFNLRSKVGKTRGLAALLLGEPGALTRIVPRSLTFDELHVGEEWESPGRTVTETDVVIFAGLSGDYNALHCNSMEAGKGPFGRRVAHGMLGMSIATGLASTSPRVQTLAFLEVREWKFLLPIHFGDTILVVSRVLDLEPQARGRRGIVTWSRQVLNQDGKLVQEGRTRTLVKGEGRPERPRDADADAPT
- a CDS encoding ANTAR domain-containing response regulator; amino-acid sequence: MPRSYRFVIADDEKSVAAGLQDQLEALGYDVVAVVNDGQRAVEMCRRALPDAVFMDIEMPGMDGLAAARQIAEDPGTPVIIITAHGHPNLIDQAVEDGVVSYLLKPMTNQGLHAAIEVAVARAREIQSLQENVDHLKMTLRERKLIERAKGILMSRRHLSENEAFRLLQRQSQDRRIPMAKLAESIIQTDELLEAPQGGAGVASPPPPRPVRRPASDFPDDE